The Coccinella septempunctata chromosome X, icCocSept1.1, whole genome shotgun sequence nucleotide sequence aggaaaaaattgtttctttcgacctcaagaatctactgtttgaaTAATTTTCCAACTTCTTCCAAAATAATTGAAACAGCCCAGTAAACCACaccatgaaaaattcattactttttcagtaaattgagatgattcaattcaattcagcgTTTTGAAAATTCGGTCTTCCAACAACAATCATCCGGATTGTTGCATCAATTAAATAAAAGTTAATTTTATTCTGTGTCCCATActaatcttgaattttttttccagaatttggTACAGCCACCAGCTTGGCACACACCCCAGTTTTTACAGCCACCGGTTCTCCAACCTACCCagaattttcatcagaatgtttcTCATCAAGTTGCCAGTCCTCGTTACAGTAATGTGCCTCAAAGCCATTATGAGGTGAACGGGACAACTTATTACGGCCAGCCAAGTGCCAGTGCCAACATTCATATGGCTTCGGCGAACAAGCAGCAAAGAAGACCTTTATTGCCCGAAGCAAGTGACAAGGATGAGAAGAGGATCAGGAGGCACCACAACGATAGTCAACGTGGGCATTCAAGTTTTTACGGTAAGTCGACCACTCTgcaattacaaaaataatgatGTTATGTATAATTAGAACAAGGAGGGAAAGTTCTTCAGTTCACAAGTTTCATGCTTGTAACTACTAGTTTCGAGACTTTTTGAATTGGTCTCAAGTCTTGAAAGTTTCAGGATTCAATGTTGAAATACCTTTCATAATATATAGTCTTTTCTTCTCAAAATAAGGTGGCTCAAAtgacagtatcttaatctgacatctTTGAATACCTGCAGACTCTttacccaccgctgaaagtgcataggtACATCATAGagtctttttttcttttcgctatctaatcttcaaaatccactagatcCCTGACCATTTTTTAACACTGAGATTCAGCGTCATTGGCGTATTCATCAatcaacttttattttccaGAAAAACAATCCGAAATTGGCTCATCGAGGTGTCCCCAGCAGAGGCCTAATAAGAAGAAATGTAAAAAGCCGTTCCCCAACGTTTACAAACCGATTCCTTCGGCAAGGGACGAAACACCATCACAAGATTGTAGCGAAAATAGAACAGGTGCCAGAGGAAGGAATAACCCCCATAGGATGGAAGCCGCTGTTTCGCCAGTGTTCAGATTGACCGAAGAAAAACTGTACGACCTCCTCATCCAGTACACCGTAGCTCCGAAGGATCTCTTTTCCAATGGTTTTCCACAGGTGGATAAGGTTAAGAACCAAGCCCGCCTGTACAAACATTGTATCGGAAAACCTTTCAGGATGCCGAAGAGATTGGCTGGTATTGAGGAGGATTTTGATCGGAATTCACCGACAGCAGTTGAGAGGACCTGCGTTAGGTGTAACGATCAGTTCTTCGTCAACGAACACGGTTACTTGACGAAACAGCAGTGCTTCTACCACTGGAGGAAAATATCGTACTGCCGCCATACATGTTGCGAAATACTCCGGGATCCAAAGGTTGCACTTCATCAAAACACCACGTATGGAATGGTACAGTGGCCGGGATCAACGAGCCCCTGCAAGGTTTCGTGAGCACAAAACGCAGCGAAAAAGTAAAACGGGAGGTTTTCGCTGTAGACTGCGAAATGTGCTACACCGTGCGAGGCTTGGAACATTGCAGGGTAACCGTTTTGGGTTTTGATGGTGCCACAGTGTTCGATTATTTTGTGCAACCGGAGGAAGAAGTTGTGGACTACAATACTAGATTTTCCGGAGTGACCGAAAGTGATGTGTATGGCCCAAAGTCGAAACTTTCCAACAGGTGCAGAGTGATTTATTGGACTTCATTGACGAGGACACCATTCTAATAGGACACGCGTTGGACAATGATATGCGAGTGTTGAAACTGGTCCATTCTAAAATTGTGGACACGTCTCTGGTTTTCCCTCACGAGCGTGGTTTTCCCTTCAGGAA carries:
- the LOC123321996 gene encoding uncharacterized protein LOC123321996, which produces MASANKQQRRPLLPEASDKDEKRIRRHHNDSQRGHSSFYEKQSEIGSSRCPQQRPNKKKCKKPFPNVYKPIPSARDETPSQDCSENRTGARGRNNPHRMEAAVSPVFRLTEEKLYDLLIQYTVAPKDLFSNGFPQVDKVKNQARLYKHCIGKPFRMPKRLAGIEEDFDRNSPTAVERTCVRCNDQFFVNEHGYLTKQQCFYHWRKISYCRHTCCEILRDPKVALHQNTTYGMVQWPGSTSPCKVS